A single Carettochelys insculpta isolate YL-2023 chromosome 2, ASM3395843v1, whole genome shotgun sequence DNA region contains:
- the LOC142009013 gene encoding casein kinase II subunit alpha-like has translation MSGPVPSRARVYADVNTQRPREYWDYESHVVDWGNQDDYQLVRKLGRGKYSEVFEAINITNNEKVVVKILKPVKKKKIKREIKILENLRGGPNIISLLDIVKDPVSRTPALVFEHVNNTDFKQLYQTLSDFDIRFYMYEILKALDYCHSMGVMHRDVKPHNVMIDHEHRKLRLIDWGLAEFYHPGQEYNVRVASRYFKGPELLVDYQMYDYSLDMWSLGCMLASMIFRKEPFFHGHDNYDQLVRIAKVLGTEDLYDYIDKYNIELDSRFNDILGRHSRKRWERFVHSENQHLVSTEALDFLDKLLRYDHQTRLTAREAMEHPYFYPIAKEPARLGPSAGLPASTTPVSSSSLLAGLTSMSASQPIGGLATSPLISSPNALGSPVPAAASAQP, from the exons ATGTCGGGCCCAGTGCCAAGTCGAGCGAGGGTCTATGCGGATGTGAACACTCAGAGACCCCGCGAGTACTGGGACTACGAGTCACACGTCGTGGACTGGGG CAACCAAGACGACTACCAGCTTGTGCGGAAGCTTGGCCGCGGCAAGTACAGTGAAGTCTTTGAAGCCATCAACATCACCAACAACGAGAAAGTTGTGGTGAAAATCCTGAAG CcagtgaaaaagaagaaaatcaagcGAGAGATTAAGATCCTAGAGAATCTCCGAGGAGGCCCCAATATTATCAGCCTGCTAGATATAGTGAAAGACCCTGTG TCTCGGACGCCTGCCCTGGTCTTCGAACACGTCAACAACACAGACTTCAAG CAACTGTACCAGACGCTCTCTGATTTCGACATCCGATTTTACATGTACGAAATCCTAAAG GCACTGGATTACTGTCACAGCATGGGGGTCATGCACCGCGACGTCAAGCCGCACAACGTCATGATAGACCACGAGCACAGgaag CTGCGGCTCATAGACTGGGGGTTGGCTGAGTTCTACCACCCGGGGCAGGAGTACAACGTCCGGGTGGCCTCGAGGTATTTCAAGGGACCAGAGCTCTTGGTAGATTACCAG ATGTACGACTACAGTTTGGACATGTGGAGCTTAGGCTGCATGTTGGCCAGTATGATCTTCCGAAAGGAGCCCTTCTTCCACGGCCATGATAACTACGACCAG ctggtGCGCATCGCGAAGGTGCTGGGAACAGAGGACCTGTACGACTACATCGACAAGTACAACATAGAGCTGGACTCCCGCTTCAATGACATTCTAGGCAG ACATTCCCGCAAGCGCTGGGAGCGTTTTGTGCACAGTGAGAACCAGCACCTGGTGAGCACAGAGGCCCTGGACTTCCTGGACAAGCTGCTGCGCTATGACCACCAGACCCGGCTCACTGCCCGCGAGGCCATGgagcacccttacttct ATCCCATAGCGAAAGAGCCGGCGAGGCTGGGCCCCTCGGCAGGACTGCCGGCCAGCACCACGCCTGTCAGCTCCTCCAGCCTGCTGGCAG GGCTTACCTCGATGTCTGCGTCCCAGCCCATTGGCGGCCTGGCCACGTCGCCCCTCATCTCCTCTCCAAACGCACTGGGGTCGCCAGTTCCTGCTGCAGCCAGCGCGCAGCCTTGA